A window of Pecten maximus chromosome 12, xPecMax1.1, whole genome shotgun sequence genomic DNA:
ATGAATGGAACTGAAACTATAATATGTGAGCAGTCACGCGCTGAATCCCAAACGACATGACCTTGATATTGGACAAATAGTAAAAAAGTACACCATGACTGCATATCATATTACAATTTCGGATGGGCGAACAAAGATCAaccgatttaaaaaaaatctgcattGTCATTATAGCTTCTAATACTACACTGTATTTCTATCCAGCAGACAAGTTCGTATGTGGAGCATGACGTTCTGAAACGAGACAGTCTATGGCGGTGTGGTGGGACCTTAAAATTCTATCCTTACCTGCCCGACAGATGGCAGTAGGCGTGTACACGCCTAATTTTGAGTCCTCGCGCATCACCATTGAGTGGAGGTCCGACCGCATTTCTTCAGCATTCGATCCTGATAagacaaaaaatattaaaactgcTGACATTTTCATAACGTTTTGACGTCAAAATAATTGGCTGACATATAAGAATGGCTATGTACGGTTGTATACTCTCCccatacatctacatgtacttcGTTTCAACTAGCATTCGCCCGCTCAGTAATCTTGTGATTGACGATTATTATAAATTTTCATTACTATTAGGGTACGattgtcatatttttttattttttatttaatgtttccTGACTACTTTTGATAATCACCAACAAAATACTCTTTGCATTCGCTAATAGGTATACCGACCAAGACATTGGCTAAGGGGTGTGCCAACCTAGACATTGGCTAAGGGGTGTGCCAACCTAGACATTGGCTAAGGGGTGTGCCAACCTAGACATTGACTAATGGATGTACCTTACAATTATAAACTACACCTCCGGTCAAAAGGTCTTCAACTATATATTGCAATGACTTTCAAATCCCATTAATTTCCGTTAGGCGTGCACGGGATATAGAAATAACTATATCTTCTTTACACCTATGTCGGTATGAATATAGGTGTAGCTACCTGTAAACATGACGTCCACGTCCACACAACCGGGTCCGTCCGACATCTGCATCACCGCCATGTTGTACGGCCGGGATTGAAGCGCGGCAGCGACTGTTGCCACCAGAGCCGACCTATCGGTACAGACACGTGACATTATCGATATCACAATGAAACAATGACTGATAATGACATACAATTactcaatattttctttttccccAATTAAAGTTATGTTTCCGTCTCCTTTATATACTTTTGTCTATTTATACAATAGAATAGTACATGAGTTATCTTCCCCTTTTACATACTAATTGGCACTAGTTTCTTTCTACTGTGCATTTAAATTTTGTCATGTGACCGTTCAAGGGAGAcaatacaaatatcacaaatgGCAGGTGGTCtcttagcccgagtttcctctagccctgacaccaccaccagacatggtgtcagggccagaggaaactcgggctagtggTCTCTTAGTCCATGTTCAAGTATCTAGTATTTTGAATAGCACCGAGGGGGGATATGGTCACATATAAGATGGAGTCTTTTAATTCAGGGGATCACTTAGGCAGGTCTAATTCTTTACAATGAAACCTGCCTAATCCGACACCATGGATGAatgtgcatacatgtatatacctatatgataaGAATGGTTATCTATCCCTTATCTAtcatacatttgtgtataaacatttgaattatcTGCCCCTTGCACATACATggatgtatacatatttatatcaacaatataataATCTTGTCACCTTTCATCATATTTTATAATACTTACTTATCGACCATGGTTGTACTGGAATGGAAACTCATCCTCTCCGTGTAACTGTTTTCCGGTATGATGTCGCCACACACGAACCTTGGGCCGCCATTATTGGCTTGGTGTACGACTATAGACCGACCGACGACTGGAGGAGACAGTAACAACAAGGTAAAATGTGTGTCCAGTGAttctatacatgtttacatttaatATGAGATTTGACAGAAAGATCATCACAGCATCTTTAAAATATCTTCACTTGCGAGGCGTGACTAAATGACAACAGATTGGATCCGGACAGTTTCGGAATAAATGTAACCTTTCTGACAATACGTTACATCATACACACTTCTCACGTGTAGTGTaataacagattacacatacttgaaaaaataacatttaacatttatttactgATTACCCTGATATGATCACCAACATAAATATGAATGTTGATTTTGTTTCTGTACAGGGTTTATCGCCGAACCCTCAGTCAGGGCAGTTTGAGACGGTTTGTCTTTATAGTACATGGTGGCTACCGAGTGACATCACCGGACGGGCCATGATACACAACCTaccattgaccttgaccttcaccaGAGGTTGTATTGATCCCAATATCTACCGACTGAGCCCTCGCAGCTTCTCATTGAAGTTATAAACTGCATTCAAATCAAGAAATATTTGCTGTTGCTGTTTACTGGTGTGGTAtcttatttttaaaaacccagTTTACATtcaagaagaagaagaagaagaagaagaagaagaagaagaaaaagaagaaatatttcTTCGATCAAAAGGCACTCGTTGCCGAGCTAAGACATGTTGACTTGCTAATCTCACCTCCGAAGTCGTCGATGATATTGAGGTTGACATCGGTATAGAATCGCTTGCCATCTCCGATGTCATACACGGCTGTTTTAGAGGACAGGTCACCCGCTTCACACCGTAGGGGATTGTAAGGGGAACACTCGGTGTAATTAGTctgtatacacaaacaacattttaaaagttgtatacactgtctacagaAATTATCCTAATTTATCTTAAATAATTCCCCTGTGATGATGTCATTTGGGGTTTAACTTAAAAGACTTGTCTAGAACAATAGTTGTCACAGGACAACATAGCTCTCgggttgaaattcagaattcgtttttttaaagtaggtcaaatgCCATTGTCAATGTCAGCAGGCGCGCAAAATTAGTTtcaacaaacatacaaaatatgtacTATGGCCAAGATTGAAgtttgaaagtaggtcaaatgTCACATTCAAGTCTAGCAGGCCAACAAATGAAGTACCAATGGAAATGATTTGTGACTAGGAACACACATGGCAAACAGGAGAGCCGCCTTATCTCATAgagttaacatactgtgacGAAGGTAACATTTTTCGAAGTATGTCAAAGGTCACCGTCAAGGTCTACGGGTTCGTGAATGTAGTAGTGCCAATagaaaggtcttgtcacaaggaacataCGTggcaaatataattttttttgtcTACATTCAaggtaggtcaaaggtcacggtGAAAATCAACAGGTTCGTTAATGTAGTATTAATAGAAAGATATTGTCGCAAGGAATACGCATGTAAAATACATTCGTTCTATCCTCATAATAAGTAAAAGAACacttttataaaacaaaaacgttTAACTTAGCTTTATAAATAGTTCCCCGGTATTTCGTACCGTCTAGCTAAAATGGCATGACTTTAGTTTGAACTTTAATAGCGGTAGTTATCGCCCCTGCATACGTACCATGTCGACCATGAAGGGATTGTAGTGTGGACCGGCACTGTTGCAGTCTCCTGTCATTGGCTTTTCATGCACGTGCCATCGATGACCTCTGGACTGCAAAATAACGTTAATACTTATTCCATTAAATCACATACAACATGCATGTAAAATGTCGCTCAAACTGTATATGATAGATTTTATTTCAAGCAACCATACATTGCACGTCCGTGTATTAAACACAATCAATATCTACATATAATATGCTGCTAATGTTTTGGCCTAAAGAGTAAAGCGCTTATACCTTTTTCGAATCTGGCTGTTTctgattatttttatattcGCTGTATATAGATAGGATGAACTGGACACGgacttttttttacatttcattaatgatatattattcTGAACAGGTGTTGGGTCTGAAGCCAAAAGCAGATCATGCTGTGCAAAATCAGGTTTAAAATTGTAGACGAACAGACTAAACCAAAATCAATAGTACATACGTATGGTAACACAGGGACCAGGTATACGTGTAAATTCTCAATTATTTGTACACGTGTGCTTTATTTTGTAGTTTGGGTGGacttttatctttaaaatataattaacttGGGGCAGGGGGTTTCTACGGCGCCATCAATGGCGGTCAAAGTGATGGCAGACGAATGTCATTCTAGATAGTGGACACTATCTCGTTATCATGTTTAACGCCCgtcaaaataaattatcaacaATAGGGACCGATTCAAAGTTTTTGTGTCGAGGAATTTCCAGTGGATGTGATTGCGATCACAACAGTTCTTCAATAGTACCGTGGGTTTGTAACGATTTAAACGTATTTTTATTACAATGTCTACACTTAGGTTGAACTAAGACCTTTCATTGACTGTTACACGCTAAGAAAGTTCTCCTTAGGCGAGCTGTAAGGAAGTAAAgctcacaggggcttggcacgatttatatatatatgtatatagtatactatatacatatatatatggactatcatttggaaaatcgtgccaagcccctgtggtaaAGCTAGTATCTTATCGGAGTGACATACATCTCGGTCAGTCTCGAATGGATACATGTACAGGTTGGGGTTgaatacactgtaataaaattatattgatttaacaTAAAAAGCACAGGCATTCCGATAGTACACAAGGATTTAAATGCATTCGTGATGTTCATTGTGGTTTTATTCAGTAGAAATTAAACGCGTTGTATTTGTCAAGAGCGAGCTTTTCTCTCTCTATCCTTAACGAGGCTCAGCTGAATTCAAATGCTGTGTCTATATTTATCATTAACAACATTAATTCCTATTATTCATTTGTATGTGACGTCACATCATTGTTCTGCCATCTATTGCAGTTTCGACACACGATTTGCATAAATTCCGAAATTTACTTAAAATACAGACGGGAAGTCGAGAAAATTGTACACAGCCACAACATGCACAAGAGAGAGAAATAGTTTATCGCCTTTGTGCTGAAAAGAATCTTTAAAATTGACAAATacatttgtttacaatatacaacatcTTTAAAATGTAAGGATTACAAGATGAAAAATACACATGCAGTTAGTGCAGTCATCGTTGAAAACTTTAAGTACATTATACGTGGCAATATTCAACACAAGACGTCACAGAGCAATCAATATCAAATACACAGAAAAGAGCAGAGTTCTCAGAGAGACATAACTATTTATCGGGACCATTAAATAACGATTTCTGTCGGACAGACTGACGTAAATAACACATGGCACAGGGAAATTTACCGTCTGAGGACAATTTAAACTTATTCAAATGTATACTGGATTACAGGTATTATTGTGGGAGATTCAAGACACATGATGCGTTTGTATCGTGCATTCACGTAGAAAATAGCTAGATTTACAAGTTTAATTATATTACACGTGGCGACAGAGAAGCTTAAATGCATGTCCTTTGTGACATCTCACAAACTGCTATCACCAACATAATCTCAACATTGAGCAGGAAgtacaaaataaagacaaatagtaaagtaaaaaaaaaaaatagatattatatatcaacGGTATTATGTTATATGACCTTATCCAAACGCGTCACAACATGTtccaaataattttattttcaaaaaccgACGGTATAATGCaaattttcttttgaagttttTATTTTCGTGTTTAGAATAAAATTACGAAAATGTATTATCCTGAAAATAaaactaatatagaaaattattattCGTTTCATTTGATGTCCgcgaaaaataaatattgtttcaaACTTTTGGTAAAACTAAGAATCGGCACATTCGTCTGAACTTTGTACTGTATTGCGGGACAGTCAAAATGTTAAGAATTGTATTGAGGTTTTCCTTATTGTATACATTAGGCTTATACAAACCTAAACATAGTATGGCTCATCTCTGAAGATGAAGCCACACCAACATGTGAATTGTGATGTCAAATACTGCCCAATGTCatagatgtttttttgtttgttttttttaattgaagaaTCAACTCGAAATATCAAATTTCCGGGGTAATCCCCCGAAAACACCTGATGGTGTAAATTTCACTGAAATGAAAAGAACACCCAACACTATGTTAAGGTGTAATACAGACTCTTGAAAGATGATGTTTCTTTTAgacatatacaggtgtacatttCAACTGGTGTCTACTTTCACTTCCTACTCCCTCGTCTGTGAGTctgtgggtacatgtatatggcgACTTTGGGCATTGCTCTTTCTAGGGATGAATGTACCGAGACTATAAGCCTTGTATATATGTAAGGACGGACTCTTGGAGTCTTGAAacacttttcttttaaaatcttTTGTCCATATTTCAGGAAGTCTGCCTACCTTGTGTAAGCCTTCATGTGTGCAGCGGTAGACTATCCTAACAGTATTTACTGCATTAGCCTAAACCCGAAAATCTTCTTTCGCTGAGTCTGTGACAACAGCTTCCAAGTCTGTTGGAGTTTCAGCTCCTCACAACTCTCTCGGGTATATGACAGGTTGCCTCATAGTAACAGTTATCAACATTTTTCTAATATAGTTTaatttttctaatattttattttacatttcagtTTTTATCTTCTAATGATGAAATAtcttgtttggtttattttgtttaacgtcctattaacagccagggtcatttaagggcgtgtCAGGTTTGGAGGTGCAGGGAAGCCGGATTACCCGGAAAAATGTTGTAATTCCTGTTCAAAATGCATGTTGGTTCCGTGTTTGCCTTTTCCCTTCTCTGAGAAACTtcctcttgtttttttgttgggACGAGTGCCTCCTTTTCGTACAATTCGTGGATTCCAATCAGTGATTGCCAATATATTGGCTTTTCGGGGCTCTCGGATGTAGGCGTATACTATGTTAGCCAATGCATTATCATGATGTGActcaatcggaacacctcgcctccgtctgcgaacgtagtTTCgtagaaaatgacgaggggttccgattggaTGTGACTTTGCACTTCGGTGTCCTCGGTCATTATGGGTGATTAACTGTCAGTGGAATCTCTCGAGTCTCTTACTCGTTCAATTTGAACCTTCTTCTTTGTCATCGCATAAGAATCTCTCTCTAGGTGATTTTCCTTGTGACGTGTGCTTTTGGCACGTCCACAAAGTGACATCCAAGCCTTCAGTAGTACAGGCTTTTGCCCTTTTCAGTATTGTTGTCTACAACCAGTTCTTAATTACTAGTCCTCGTCTGATAAGCTACACTATAAGCTAGCAGCACCAAACCTTGTAAGTGTAGCGGAACtagactgggtcgatcatcggcgatcaggtagctcaattggtagagcatcagGCTAGTATTCGGAGGTCCGGGTTCGAGCCCCGGTCTCGACGTGCATTTCCCCTCTCCTATTACATATGGCGCCCAACTAAATACCCACGGAGGTGGTATAGGGTATCGTGTGTGTCTCCGGGGTCGAAGATTTTGTTGagggagggaggaatgtagcgaAACTGGattgggtcgatcatcggcgaccaggtagctcaattggctAGTATTCGGAGGTCCGCGTTCGTACCCCGGTCTGGACGTGCATTTTCCCTCTCTTATCATATAAGTACCAGTTGTATTAGACTAGGGTTTTACTGAACGTATCTTACTGGCAGTAATTCAGTTGTTCACTTCTCCATAAAAATACTGTTGTGCCAAGTCTGTGCCTTCAGTACTAACAGAGGGTATGGTACATGCATTACCATTTTTTATTCTTGCATATTAATCAGCGTTTTCTTATTATAATTGACGACAACGCTATAGGGCTCTATACTGTACCTCCGACAAAGAAGATAAACTGATTCTTTTAAAGATCTATTTTAAGTTAAGTTTCACATTTTTAAGCCAAAGAGCTGCATACACAAAGACATGGTATTGTGAAATATGACATTAGGAAGACAATACTTACAATCAacgtgttgtctgatttgtatTTCAAATCTATAAGTATCCCTGTGTCACTCAGTCCACCATCCGGGTACTTGTACTGGGTCTGTAACATAGCAACGGGATACTCTGTGATTTATCTACCAACGTCTGGGCAACGGCACTGAGTTTATATCACAGTAACGGAATTATTATGCTAATTACCAACAATCCATCTCTGTGCACGTAACAAAGTTATTTCCATCGTACCAATTAATTGATTATTGTGCAAGTACACTTTGTGCCGATAAAGCTATATCTTCATCTTCAGAATCCCGAATGCTTTAACTCAATGACTTATTACTATTCCATCGGAAATTCGAAACTTGTTTGTATTAATACTTCTTTGATAAAGTATATGTCAATTCaagactttgacctttgacctctcaCACTCCATTCTTAGTGAACTTTCAACTTTCACATTGATCTTGACCTTTGCAGCACGTACTGTTCCtttatgtttttgtattgaTCAACTGTAGCAAGATtatttaacaaacaaacaaaaaagaagaagataTTTGACTTATATTTTGAAAGCATTTACTGGACACAAGGAAAAACTGAAAGTTTATTTTCACCAATACACTTACCATTATAATGCTACCAACTACTTCTCCTTTGAACTCGGTCTTTGCTGTATACATCTTGCCACCGGAAGTAGTGGTGTCCTCCACGATATTTCCGCACTTCCACCGGGTTCCGTTGTCGAAATGGACGACGACAGAGCGTCCGACCACACTGTGGCTCCCCCTGACGGGCAAATTTGTATCGACACCAGTCCAATCTACACTGGTCTTGCCATCAAGCATATGGTTATATTTTCCACTTAAGTCGCCAATTTCGTACATATCATCTGTTTTGTCAGCAGGAGATCCAACAATAGAGAGGGGATTGTAATGGCCGCCAACTGCAGCGGCGGAACACGAAGCGGAAGAGGGGACCGGGTAACTGTGAACGTGATACCCGCTAGCCATCCCATCAAGTCCATTTAGATTCACATTGACGGTCGTCGGCCCGTCCAGAAAGCCTGGAGTGTTAGAATTAAACACAGTTTTGCCAGCGTATGATTGTTGCGACCAGTCCATTATCTTCGTCAGTCTGGCTGGAGTATTGTAGAGGTTTGCACATGCCAGTCGAGGGGCCCCAGAATCGGCATTGTGTATAACTATTGATCGACCTAACACGCTGTTTGGCCCCGAAAGAGGCAGGTCGACGTCCGTGAAGAACATCCGGGACTTTCCTCGGCCCGGTGTCCTTACACCAAGCTTTCCGTGTTTCCCGGACAAATCGCCGACCTCGCAGCGTAACGGATTATTCGGGCTACATTGAGTTGAGTAATCGCCCCCTAAGTCGACAGAGTAAGGGTTATAGTGACCACCGACGGATAGACATCTTTGGGAGACGTCCATTCCGAAGGCTTCGTTAATACGATCAACGTGGATGTGCCAGTTATGATTTGCTGTGGAAGTCGGCGTAGCAGAATTACTGTAGTCGAGCTCCATATAAATCTGGGTTTCCGAAAGCGGCCCGTTCATTTGGGGCTGGCGAAGGAAAATGTAACCGATGACCGGATACTTAAAGGTCGCTACTGCCTGTATGACACTGGCCTCGGCTTCGATTGTAGCACAAACCCAACGAGATCCATCCACTTGTTTATGGATTACCACAGAACGCCCAATCACACTGTTAACACCAAATAACGGTAAGTTGGAGTCCATCTTAACAATGTTCAATTCTGTCAGCCCGTTCAGCAATCCGTATTTGTTACTGAGATCCCCAACCTCGTATTGGTCGTTGGTGCCCGCCCCCGGGGCTGGAAGAGCCCCGGCCACACCAAATGGATTAAAATGGCCACCGACATACTCCTGGCCACATATCTCTTGACCTTTTATCATCTTAAGGGGAACAGGGTAGTTGTGGATATGATATCCGCCTGCCATGTTAGCCAAGCCCGTGAGATTAACGCTTACTTCCGTCCAGTCGAATGGAGACTTCTGGGAAAATGATACAGTTCCTTTGACGTCATCCCTACTTATCGTAACCTTTGCATTCCGTGTGGTATACTTGATGATTTTAGCGCAGGCCAAAGGAACCGATTGTGGTGTTTCAACAACTAGAGTTTTACCCTCGGCCGAATTCATAGCTCCAATACTCAACGCCCTGTCCAGAAACAGCTTTGCCCCTCCCCCCTTCATTACCGACACGGTCACAGGGTTATGTTTTCCACTTAAATCCCCAGCCTTGCAGTTTTGTTGAGCCGACATAGAACATCCTGATCCGGCTGACGACGTTGGATTGAACACATTACCCAGGTTCTGGCACCTGCTAGCTACATTATCGCTGTCCTGAATTTCTTTATCGTAAATAGaccatttcagaaaaaaatcggAGGCACCAGTGGTATTCTTAATGTGGAAAAGGTCTGTGTATATAGATACTGGGGCGGTGTAGTCGGCGGAGGGCTGACGGAAAACTACCTCTCCGCCAACAGTGTCTTTGAACCGTGCTGTCATGGTAACTTCGTCATCGGTCTCTAAGGTGGCGCAAGCTAGTCCCGAACCTTGCCCGCCCATCAGAACGAGGGATCGACCTAAATGGTAAATAATTCACTTAGAagtataaaaaatgtttaacagCTAAACAAATTTACAAGGAACGGTGACACGGTCGAAAAActgttaatgtaaacaaaaacaaacaaattcaaTTAGAagtataaaaaatgtttaacagCTAAACAAAATTACAAGGAACGGTGACATGGtcgaaaatattttaatgtaaacaaaaacaaacaaaaaagagtAATTATGTATGTTCAACTTGGATAAACATGTCAACTGGAAACATTTTCAAAAGCAACTATTTATCGAAATTTctaaatgattaaatattgtAACTTTATCCGGTAAGTTTATACTAACCGTATAAGGTGTTCACATCATTTAGGTCTGTAGGCGCGATAAAAGACCCCACAGGTACCGTACTTCCAAGCGAAGTGTatctaaaataaaaaaggaataGTCTTAAAGGGGACATATACTATCACATTCATTTAATTTGTGTACTGAACCGACAAAAAATACCACAAGAAAATACATCAGCATTTGTAAGCCTACGTAACGCAACATTGTCTCGATACCTCGGTCCAAGTTGACTACATCGATCGGCAATATCGAGCCGGACCGGAAAAGTCCGGAATTCCCACGTGGATCCAAAACCAGTAAGTGTATAGGTGATCACAGTGTTCGTTCCGGGCGACGGCTGGGAGAAGGTTACCGTCCCACGGGCACCATTAGAGTTGAATTTCGCCTTCAGAATCGTGGCTGACACCACTGGCACTGTAACAACAATAAACACATTTCACttgttttctatatacatgtatatatattattatgtttttCTATAGCAACGGAGTTGACCATAAGTTTTAAAAAACTTCGAAAAAGTTAGTTTTTTTCGATAATTACACAGTAATAATGAGTAACTACTTAATTACATGTCTCGCTCGTCACGCGTcgtcataatatatatacaatgtttgtttcattttcaggggtttaacgtcctcgcaacagccaaggtcatatgaggacggatgtcaaggagacaccaacaaccagtgtcatatgagaacgggtgtcaaggtcacaccaacatccagggtcttatgagaacgggtgtcaaggccacaccaacagccagggtcatagtaggacgggtgtcaatgagacaccaacatcatatgaggacgggtgtcaagcaGACaacatcatatgaggacgggtgtcaaggagacaacaacagatagggtcatatgaggactggcgtcaaggagacacaaacagccagtgtcatatgaggacgggtgtcatggtcacaccaatagtcagggtcatatgaggccaggtgtcaaggagacaccatcagccagggtcatatcaggacgggggtcaaggagacacaaacaaccagtgtcatatgaggacgggtgtaaaGGTCACGCCAACAGtctgggtcatatgaggacgggtgtcaaggagacaccagcagccagggtcatatgaggacgggtgtcaaggagacactaacagccagggtcatatgaggacggatgtcaaggagacaacaacagcctgggtcatatgaggacgggtgtcaaggagacaccaacagccagggtcatatgaagacgggtatcaaggagacaccaacagccagggtcatatgagaacggggatcaaggtgacaccaacagtcagggtcatatgaggacgggtatcaaggagacaccaacagcctgggtcatatgaggccgggggtcaaggagacaccaacagccaaggtcatataaggacggttgtcaaggtcacaccaacagccagggtcatatgaggacgggtgtcaaggtcacaccaacatccagggtcatatgaggacaggtgtcaaggagacaccagcaGCATGactcatatgaggacgggtgtcaaggagacaccaacagccagggtcatatgaagacgggtgtcaaggagacaacaacagcctgggtcattgaggacgggtgtcaagga
This region includes:
- the LOC117338803 gene encoding uncharacterized protein LOC117338803 isoform X3; the encoded protein is MPRTEARVYLTCLLSLTFLPVVSATILKAKFNSNGARGTVTFSQPSPGTNTVITYTLTGFGSTWEFRTFPVRLDIADRCSQLGPRYTSLGSTVPVGSFIAPTDLNDVNTLYGRSLVLMGGQGSGLACATLETDDEVTMTARFKDTVGGEVVFRQPSADYTAPVSIYTDLFHIKNTTGASDFFLKWSIYDKEIQDSDNVASRCQNLGNVFNPTSSAGSGCSMSAQQNCKAGDLSGKHNPVTVSVMKGGGAKLFLDRALSIGAMNSAEGKTLVVETPQSVPLACAKIIKYTTRNAKVTISRDDVKGTVSFSQKSPFDWTEVSVNLTGLANMAGGYHIHNYPVPLKMIKGQEICGQEYVGGHFNPFGVAGALPAPGAGTNDQYEVGDLSNKYGLLNGLTELNIVKMDSNLPLFGVNSVIGRSVVIHKQVDGSRWVCATIEAEASVIQAVATFKYPVIGYIFLRQPQMNGPLSETQIYMELDYSNSATPTSTANHNWHIHVDRINEAFGMDVSQRCLSVGGHYNPYSVDLGGDYSTQCSPNNPLRCEVGDLSGKHGKLGVRTPGRGKSRMFFTDVDLPLSGPNSVLGRSIVIHNADSGAPRLACANLYNTPARLTKIMDWSQQSYAGKTVFNSNTPGFLDGPTTVNVNLNGLDGMASGYHVHSYPVPSSASCSAAAVGGHYNPLSIVGSPADKTDDMYEIGDLSGKYNHMLDGKTSVDWTGVDTNLPVRGSHSVVGRSVVVHFDNGTRWKCGNIVEDTTTSGGKMYTAKTEFKGEVVGSIIMTQYKYPDGGLSDTGILIDLKYKSDNTLISRGHRWHVHEKPMTGDCNSAGPHYNPFMVDMTNYTECSPYNPLRCEAGDLSSKTAVYDIGDGKRFYTDVNLNIIDDFGVVGRSIVVHQANNGGPRFVCGDIIPENSYTERMSFHSSTTMVDKSALVATVAAALQSRPYNMAVMQMSDGPGCVDVDVMFTGSNAEEMRSDLHSMVMREDSKLGVYTPTAICRAAKVYNVVKPTGDLMNRLCFTGHVSDEGDIVVIETACLKPNTDKTTS
- the LOC117338803 gene encoding uncharacterized protein LOC117338803 isoform X4 translates to MPRTEARVYLTCLLSLTFLPVVSATILKAKFNSNGARGTVTFSQPSPGTNTVITYTLTGFGSTWEFRTFPVRLDIADRCSQLGPRYTSLGSTVPVGSFIAPTDLNDVNTLYGRSLVLMGGQGSGLACATLETDDEVTMTARFKDTVGGEVVFRQPSADYTAPVSIYTDLFHIKNTTGASDFFLKWSIYDKEIQDSDNVASRCQNLGNVFNPTSSAGSGCSMSAQQNCKAGDLSGKHNPVTVSVMKGGGAKLFLDRALSIGAMNSAEGKTLVVETPQSVPLACAKIIKYTTRNAKVTISRDDVKGTVSFSQKSPFDWTEVSVNLTGLANMAGGYHIHNYPVPLKMIKGQEICGQEYVGGHFNPFGVAGALPAPGAGTNDQYEVGDLSNKYGLLNGLTELNIVKMDSNLPLFGVNSVIGRSVVIHKQVDGSRWVCATIEAEASVIQAVATFKYPVIGYIFLRQPQMNGPLSETQIYMELDYSNSATPTSTANHNWHIHVDRINEAFGMDVSQRCLSVGGHYNPYSVDLGGDYSTQCSPNNPLRCEVGDLSGKHGKLGVRTPGRGKSRMFFTDVDLPLSGPNSVLGRSIVIHNADSGAPRLACANLYNTPARLTKIMDWSQQSYAGKTVFNSNTPGFLDGPTTVNVNLNGLDGMASGYHVHSYPVPSSASCSAAAVGGHYNPLSIVGSPADKTDDMYEIGDLSGKYNHMLDGKTSVDWTGVDTNLPVRGSHSVVGRSVVVHFDNGTRWKCGNIVEDTTTSGGKMYTAKTEFKGEVVGSIIMTQYKYPDGGLSDTGILIDLKYKSDNTLISRGHRWHVHEKPMTGDCNSAGPHYNPFMVDMTNYTECSPYNPLRCEAGDLSSKTAVYDIGDGKRFYTDVNLNIIDDFGVVGRSIVVHQANNGGPRFVCGDIIPENSYTERMSFHSSTTMVDKSALVATVAAALQSRPYNMAVMQMSDGPGCVDVDVMFTGSNAEEMRSDLHSMVMREDSKLGVYTPTAICRAAKVYNVVKPTGLDFLFRWWLFFFPYSSSA
- the LOC117338803 gene encoding uncharacterized protein LOC117338803 isoform X5 — protein: MPRTEARVYLTCLLSLTFLPVVSATILKAKFNSNGARGTVTFSQPSPGTNTVITYTLTGFGSTWEFRTFPVRLDIADRCSQLGPRYTSLGSTVPVGSFIAPTDLNDVNTLYGRSLVLMGGQGSGLACATLETDDEVTMTARFKDTVGGEVVFRQPSADYTAPVSIYTDLFHIKNTTGASDFFLKWSIYDKEIQDSDNVASRCQNLGNVFNPTSSAGSGCSMSAQQNCKAGDLSGKHNPVTVSVMKGGGAKLFLDRALSIGAMNSAEGKTLVVETPQSVPLACAKIIKYTTRNAKVTISRDDVKGTVSFSQKSPFDWTEVSVNLTGLANMAGGYHIHNYPVPLKMIKGQEICGQEYVGGHFNPFGVAGALPAPGAGTNDQYEVGDLSNKYGLLNGLTELNIVKMDSNLPLFGVNSVIGRSVVIHKQVDGSRWVCATIEAEASVIQAVATFKYPVIGYIFLRQPQMNGPLSETQIYMELDYSNSATPTSTANHNWHIHVDRINEAFGMDVSQRCLSVGGHYNPYSVDLGGDYSTQCSPNNPLRCEVGDLSGKHGKLGVRTPGRGKSRMFFTDVDLPLSGPNSVLGRSIVIHNADSGAPRLACANLYNTPARLTKIMDWSQQSYAGKTVFNSNTPGFLDGPTTVNVNLNGLDGMASGYHVHSYPVPSSASCSAAAVGGHYNPLSIVGSPADKTDDMYEIGDLSGKYNHMLDGKTSVDWTGVDTNLPVRGSHSVVGRSVVVHFDNGTRWKCGNIVEDTTTSGGKMYTAKTEFKGEVVGSIIMTQYKYPDGGLSDTGILIDLKYKSDNTLISRGHRWHVHEKPMTGDCNSAGPHYNPFMVDMTNYTECSPYNPLRCEAGDLSSKTAVYDIGDGKRFYTDVNLNIIDDFGVVGRSIVVHQANNGGPRFVCGDIIPENSYTERMSFHSSTTMVDKSALVATVAAALQSRPYNMAVMQMSDGPGCVDVDVMFTGSNAEEMRSDLHSMVMREDSKLGVYTPTAICRAAGFSISLVAVLLSLFLQRLMSRV